A window of Lepidochelys kempii isolate rLepKem1 chromosome 1, rLepKem1.hap2, whole genome shotgun sequence contains these coding sequences:
- the NYX gene encoding nyctalopin has product PVICVAIVLLPPPVILCIPHIHAVWACVRSCPANCVCTQERSCSVLCDRAGLLQIPSDFPCEASSINLDKNSIKFVSERAFGTLPSLKSLSLQHNNISFITPGAFKGLPRLTELKMAHNEYIRYLHTRTFTALRKLVRLDLADCNLFNIPDRIFIELPALQELFCFQNNFRRIPGAIRGMENLTHVYLERNKIEAVAYNSLQGLTRLKYLNLQDNRINVIHDQAFQDCQKMEYLYLNDNLLSDLPENSFDGLRYLKMLNLGGNFLRNVSNTWFRNLVQLEVLYLDRNRVNYIEEGAFENLTSLVSLHLNSNNITTLPFSVFQPVYFLGRLYLFRNPWECDCRLEWLKEWMENYRLVRDIPCVSPSSVAGIDLADVLFDRSPEGYCLDPVELNVTSYSPTPTEEPHSTTESKFSSLISKLLLQEGLPEGMANTSEILTNTTLLDRLGDEASSGVGEYAISCSFHLLALITAQAVMVLQSK; this is encoded by the coding sequence cccgttATCTGTGTGGCAATTGTACTGCTCCCACCACCAGTCATTCTGTGTATCCCTCACATCCATGCTGTGTGGGCCTGCGTACGTTCCTGCCCTGCCAACTGCGTGTGCACCCAGGAGCGGAGCTGTTCCGTCCTGTGTGACCGTGCCGGCCTTCTGCAGATCCCCAGCGACTTCCCCTGTGAAGCCTCCTCTATCAACCTGGATAAAAACAGTATTAAATTCGTCTCAGAGAGGGCCTTTGGGACCCTGCCTTCCCTCAAATCTCTCTCACTCCAGCACAACAACATCTCCTTCATCACTCCTGGGGCTTTCAAAGGGCTTCCCAGGTTGACTGAGCTTAAAATGGCTCACAACGAATACATCCGCTACCTGCACACTCGCACTTTCACTGCCCTCAGAAAGCTTGTCAGACTAGACCTTGCTGACTGCAACCTTTTCAACATCCCAGACAGGATTTTCATAGAGCTCCCTGCCCTTCAGGAGCTCTTCTGTTTCCAGAACAATTTCCGAAGGATCCCTGGAGCCATACGAGGCATGGAGAATTTGACCCATGTTTACTTGGAGCGAAACAAGATAGAAGCTGTAGCCTATAATTCTCTGCAAGGCCTCACCAGGCTGAAGTATCTTAACCTCCAAGACAACAGAATAAATGTCATTCATGACCAAGCCTTTCAAGATTGTCAGAAAATGGAGTATCTCTATCTGAATGACAACTTGCTTAGTGACCTCCCAGAAAACTCCTTTGATGGGCTGAGATACCTGAAAATGCTCAATCTTGGTGGGAATTTTCTCAGGAATGTGTCCAACACCTGGTTCCGGAACCTGGTTCAACTGGAGGTTCTGTACTTGGACCGAAATAGGGTCAACTACATTGAAGAAGGGGCTTTTGAAAACCTAACCAGCCTGGTCTCTTTGCATTTGAACAGTAACAACATAACTACCCTGCCTTTTTCCGTCTTCCAGCCAGTCTATTTCCTGGGAAGGCTCTATCTTTTCCGGAACCCCTGGGAGTGTGACTGCAGGCTTGAATGGCTGAAGGAGTGGATGGAGAATTACAGACTTGTCAGGGATATTCCTTGTGTCTCCCCCTCCTCAGTAGCTGGTATTGACTTGGCGGATGTGCTATTTGACAGATCACCTGAAGGTTACTGTCTTGACCCAGTGGAGTTAAACGTCACGTCCTACAGCCCAACCCCGACTGAAGAGCCTCACTCTACCACAGAGAGCAAGTTCAGCAGCCTTATCTCCAAACTTCTGCTCCAGGAGGGCCTTCCCGAGGGGATGGCAAACACCTCTGAAATATTAACCAACACCACCCTGTTGGACAGGCTAGGTGATGAGGCTTCTTCAGGGGTGGGGGAATATGCTATCTCCTGCTCTTTCCACCTCCTGGCACTCATTACAGCTCAAGCAGTGATGGTTCTGCAGAGTAAATAA